A DNA window from Polyangiaceae bacterium contains the following coding sequences:
- a CDS encoding vWA domain-containing protein: MLRRWSLLATSVLITAGFAACGGDDGGDSPGSGGSAAASGSGGGAATGAGAGSGAQGTGGGIVFDSGTGGGTVDGGCTSTTAVGELKPANLLFVIDRSGSMNCNLPSDGQSSAECLVSPLPKDTSKPTKWELTRDALKLAIDDLEKTGNASAGLVAFPKETTDCDVEVTPNVLVQSLDTTQNTALDAFLDFIKPKGETPMAGATILSYAYLLSQLKAAKLPGNTFVVLLTDGFETCKAAEITKLLGTDVPTAYGALGIRTFVIGAPGSENARALLSHIATAGGTANSGCTLPNAPTDWSQCNSSSPPSECPQGDCHFDMTTSSNFSQDLKKALDTISGSALSCELDVPAPPAGKKIDFDQVGVRLNGADVKRDDSAPCDTGADGWQFSPDKSKILLCGNACTNAKQPNSTLEVVLGCLVDVR, encoded by the coding sequence ATGCTTCGTCGATGGTCTTTGCTTGCCACCTCGGTCCTCATCACTGCAGGGTTTGCCGCCTGTGGGGGCGATGACGGCGGCGACTCACCCGGCAGCGGCGGCAGCGCGGCTGCCAGTGGCTCGGGCGGCGGCGCTGCAACGGGGGCTGGCGCGGGAAGCGGCGCGCAGGGCACCGGCGGCGGCATCGTGTTCGACTCGGGCACCGGCGGCGGCACCGTGGATGGGGGATGCACGTCGACGACTGCCGTCGGCGAATTGAAGCCCGCCAATTTGCTGTTCGTCATCGATCGCAGCGGCAGCATGAACTGCAACCTGCCCAGCGACGGGCAATCCTCGGCGGAATGCTTGGTCAGCCCACTGCCGAAGGACACGAGCAAGCCCACCAAGTGGGAGCTGACGCGGGACGCGCTCAAGCTCGCAATCGACGATCTGGAAAAGACGGGCAACGCCAGCGCGGGACTAGTGGCCTTCCCCAAAGAGACCACCGACTGCGACGTCGAGGTCACGCCCAACGTGCTGGTGCAGTCCCTCGACACCACGCAGAACACCGCACTCGACGCGTTCCTGGATTTCATCAAACCCAAGGGCGAAACGCCGATGGCCGGTGCAACCATCCTGTCCTACGCGTATCTGCTCTCGCAGCTCAAGGCAGCCAAGCTCCCAGGCAACACCTTCGTGGTCTTGCTCACGGACGGCTTCGAAACCTGCAAAGCGGCGGAGATCACCAAGCTGCTCGGAACGGACGTGCCAACGGCCTACGGCGCCCTGGGAATTCGCACTTTCGTGATCGGCGCTCCCGGCAGCGAAAACGCCAGAGCCCTGCTGTCCCACATCGCCACGGCGGGCGGGACCGCCAACTCGGGTTGCACGCTTCCGAACGCGCCGACGGATTGGAGCCAATGCAACTCCAGCAGTCCACCCTCGGAGTGCCCGCAGGGCGACTGCCACTTCGACATGACGACGAGCAGCAACTTCAGTCAGGATCTCAAGAAAGCCCTCGACACCATCAGCGGCTCCGCCCTCTCTTGTGAGCTGGATGTCCCGGCTCCTCCCGCAGGCAAGAAGATCGACTTCGACCAGGTCGGGGTTCGCTTGAACGGTGCGGACGTGAAACGCGATGATTCCGCACCCTGCGACACGGGCGCAGACGGCTGGCAATTTTCGCCCGACAAATCCAAGATCCTGCTATGCGGCAACGCATGCACGAACGCGAAGCAGCCAAATTCGACGCTCGAAGTCGTATTGGGCTGCCTCGTCGACGTACGCTAG
- a CDS encoding AgmX/PglI C-terminal domain-containing protein: MPSADASLEDDATATQTDASETAPQRVLPIDRIVVETPYRLYERPRAKGAVAAAVADEALARWNVGGKGDPAFISNRPGFHPGARVRVDTKVTRGRLPSHLVKTRRTGRYPNVLSETSLLARSRKYGYWPYRLCFEEGLRENPALSGKTTLRLTIDGRGRVVAPRVTATKLKDAEVPECLRKRTQELTFPPPPRGRSIGVDLTVELWPGDAPVSRIAPPRGEHFDNPGTLDATVLENRLRELVPQIAECYDGGLSADPDLWGRLAFRLDVAANGKLARSHEEETRFPDRGVRRCVQKLLNSFRPGAPRGGEVHMVAAFRLGAPPVPQEADRDAPADAGVQPDGGVDAAN, encoded by the coding sequence GTGCCCTCGGCTGATGCCTCCCTGGAGGATGACGCCACCGCCACGCAGACCGACGCTTCCGAGACAGCACCCCAACGAGTCCTGCCCATCGACCGGATCGTGGTGGAGACACCCTATCGTCTATACGAGCGGCCCCGCGCCAAGGGCGCAGTCGCTGCGGCCGTCGCGGACGAAGCCCTGGCGCGCTGGAACGTCGGCGGGAAAGGCGATCCGGCATTCATCTCCAACCGCCCGGGCTTTCACCCGGGTGCCCGGGTTCGTGTCGACACCAAGGTCACGCGGGGACGGTTGCCTTCCCACTTGGTGAAGACCCGTCGCACGGGACGCTATCCCAACGTTCTCAGCGAAACGAGCTTGCTGGCGCGCTCGCGCAAGTACGGCTACTGGCCGTACCGACTTTGCTTCGAAGAGGGTTTGCGCGAGAACCCCGCCCTCAGCGGCAAGACGACTCTCCGCCTCACCATCGACGGGCGCGGCCGCGTCGTCGCTCCTCGGGTGACCGCAACCAAGTTGAAGGATGCCGAGGTGCCAGAGTGTCTGAGGAAGCGGACGCAAGAACTCACCTTTCCACCCCCGCCTCGTGGTCGCAGCATCGGCGTCGATCTCACCGTCGAGCTGTGGCCCGGGGACGCTCCGGTATCGCGCATCGCGCCGCCGCGCGGAGAGCACTTCGACAACCCTGGAACCCTGGACGCAACCGTCTTGGAGAATCGCTTGCGCGAGCTCGTGCCCCAGATCGCCGAATGCTACGACGGCGGACTGAGCGCCGACCCCGACTTGTGGGGGCGGCTTGCGTTTCGTCTCGATGTGGCAGCGAATGGCAAGCTGGCTAGGTCGCACGAGGAAGAAACTCGCTTCCCGGACCGTGGCGTGCGCCGCTGTGTGCAGAAGCTGCTGAACTCATTTCGTCCCGGAGCACCCAGAGGCGGTGAGGTCCACATGGTGGCGGCCTTTCGTCTCGGCGCGCCCCCTGTACCGCAGGAAGCAGATCGCGACGCGCCGGCCGATGCTGGCGTGCAACCCGACGGAGGCGTCGATGCCGCAAACTGA
- a CDS encoding FxsA family protein: MRYLLIAFVVVPLLELYLLLWLGSFIGFWPTVAITIVTGVLGGSLAKREGLRVYRQWRTALDEMRPPETGIVEGVLVLLGGALLITPGVLTDVTGVLLLLPPTRRRIAARVRRALEAKMESGQFVVSSLSVPIDSERGASPAPRGTIDTEGHDLD; the protein is encoded by the coding sequence ATGCGCTACTTGCTGATCGCGTTCGTCGTCGTCCCGTTGCTGGAGTTGTACTTGCTGCTCTGGCTCGGATCCTTCATCGGCTTTTGGCCCACGGTCGCGATCACGATTGTCACCGGAGTACTTGGAGGCAGTTTGGCGAAGCGCGAGGGGCTGCGCGTGTACCGCCAGTGGCGCACGGCCTTGGATGAGATGCGCCCCCCAGAAACGGGCATCGTGGAAGGCGTGCTCGTGCTCCTGGGTGGCGCGCTTCTCATCACCCCGGGCGTGCTCACCGACGTGACTGGCGTCTTGCTGCTCTTGCCGCCCACGCGCCGCCGCATTGCGGCGCGCGTCCGCCGCGCGCTCGAGGCAAAGATGGAGTCGGGGCAGTTCGTCGTGTCCTCGCTGTCCGTGCCCATCGACTCCGAGAGGGGCGCATCGCCTGCGCCGCGTGGCACCATCGACACCGAGGGTCACGACTTGGACTGA
- a CDS encoding glycerate kinase has translation MSGPRPRALLAPDKLKGSLTSVDAAEALSRGVRSAGASGLPLPLADGGEGTLRVLHRAWGGTLDTLPTVDALGRRTQAQVGMPSHGRIVLEAASCLGLADLGTAADVTRASSRGLGLLMRSALSRRPRELIIALGGTANMDGGAGLLEALGARFDDGATALAPLQLSSLRRVDLSAAVAALSGVRVRVLCDVETPLSEAAVTYGPQKGASLATAADLQRALDHFGALLGPELGGLPHGGAAGGIGAALAALGGELMSGSDGVLDAVNFDALLTDADFVITAEGRLDATSLRGKVIGSVAARCRRAGRPLFVIAGSLAADDASLQGAGVSAAFALAPGPCSLEQSTRHASVWLEHRAQAVAAAFIAGRQSSGKGA, from the coding sequence ATGAGCGGACCGCGCCCGCGCGCGCTCCTCGCGCCCGACAAGCTGAAGGGCAGCCTGACGAGCGTCGACGCCGCCGAAGCTCTCTCTCGCGGTGTCCGCTCCGCAGGCGCTTCGGGCCTGCCACTACCGCTCGCCGACGGAGGAGAAGGGACGCTTCGCGTACTGCACCGTGCCTGGGGCGGCACCCTGGACACGCTGCCCACCGTCGACGCCCTCGGGCGGCGAACCCAGGCACAGGTGGGGATGCCGTCGCACGGACGCATCGTGCTCGAGGCGGCGAGCTGCCTGGGATTGGCCGACCTGGGCACGGCTGCGGACGTGACGCGCGCGAGCAGCCGCGGCCTCGGCCTGCTCATGCGGAGCGCACTGTCGCGCCGGCCGCGCGAGCTCATCATCGCGCTTGGGGGCACGGCGAACATGGACGGCGGGGCCGGCTTGCTCGAGGCCCTCGGCGCGCGGTTCGACGACGGGGCCACAGCGCTCGCCCCACTCCAGCTCTCCTCACTGCGTCGCGTCGATCTGTCCGCCGCGGTTGCTGCGCTTTCCGGCGTGCGCGTCCGCGTGCTGTGCGACGTCGAGACGCCACTCAGCGAAGCCGCCGTCACCTACGGCCCCCAAAAGGGCGCCAGCCTCGCGACCGCCGCGGACCTGCAACGCGCGCTGGACCACTTCGGCGCGTTGCTTGGCCCGGAGCTCGGCGGCCTGCCTCACGGTGGTGCAGCAGGTGGGATCGGTGCGGCACTGGCGGCGCTCGGGGGCGAGCTCATGTCGGGCAGCGACGGCGTGCTCGATGCGGTGAACTTCGACGCTCTGCTCACGGACGCGGATTTCGTGATTACGGCGGAAGGCCGTTTGGACGCGACGTCATTGCGCGGCAAGGTCATTGGCAGCGTCGCCGCCCGCTGCCGGCGCGCGGGGCGGCCGCTCTTCGTCATTGCGGGATCCCTTGCCGCCGACGACGCCAGCCTGCAGGGCGCCGGGGTGTCCGCCGCCTTCGCTCTGGCGCCCGGCCCCTGCAGCCTGGAGCAGAGCACACGTCACGCTTCCGTGTGGCTAGAGCACCGCGCCCAAGCCGTCGCGGCGGCTTTCATCGCCGGCCGTCAGTCCTCGGGCAAGGGCGCGTAG
- a CDS encoding cation diffusion facilitator family transporter, translated as MSTAAHERRLATAQARSRAVRRVLALTFVLNLAVAGAKIAYGYWASSLGIRADGFHSLTDSTNNIIGFVGMALAARPADHDHPYGHEKLEAVAATLIGLTLLALAVDVVHGALQRLLSSDAAVPHLGLGAFAVLGVTLIVNLFVASYERSAGRRLHSPLLESDAAHTRSDAYVTLGVMAAVVGVSQGWIWLDAAVAVLVAGFIGVAGIAVLRNNLGYLADSARVDPERIAEAAASVPGVASVHKIRTRGTPAAVFVDLHVQIAPHLDVVQAHRVTHWVIDAIHDAVPEVQDVLVHTEPAPSGASYAPLPED; from the coding sequence ATGTCCACCGCCGCGCACGAACGTCGCCTCGCCACCGCGCAAGCGCGGAGCCGTGCGGTGCGCCGCGTGCTCGCGCTCACCTTCGTGCTCAACCTCGCGGTTGCGGGCGCGAAGATCGCCTACGGCTATTGGGCGTCGAGCCTCGGCATTCGAGCAGACGGGTTCCATTCGCTGACGGACTCCACGAACAACATCATCGGTTTCGTCGGCATGGCGCTCGCCGCCCGTCCCGCCGATCACGACCACCCCTACGGTCACGAAAAGCTGGAAGCAGTTGCGGCGACGCTGATCGGCCTCACCCTGCTGGCCCTCGCGGTCGACGTGGTGCACGGCGCACTGCAACGCCTGCTTTCGAGCGACGCGGCGGTGCCACACCTGGGGCTGGGAGCGTTCGCCGTCCTGGGCGTCACGCTGATCGTGAATCTTTTCGTCGCCAGCTACGAACGAAGTGCTGGCCGGCGACTGCACAGTCCCCTGCTGGAGAGCGACGCCGCGCACACACGCTCGGACGCCTACGTGACCCTTGGGGTCATGGCCGCCGTGGTGGGGGTGTCTCAGGGCTGGATATGGCTCGATGCCGCGGTGGCGGTCTTGGTGGCGGGCTTCATCGGCGTCGCGGGCATCGCTGTCTTGCGCAACAACCTGGGCTACCTCGCAGACTCGGCGCGCGTAGACCCCGAGCGCATTGCAGAGGCAGCGGCCAGCGTGCCGGGCGTGGCGAGCGTGCACAAGATCCGTACGCGCGGCACGCCGGCCGCGGTGTTCGTCGACCTGCACGTGCAGATCGCTCCACACCTCGACGTGGTGCAGGCTCATCGCGTGACGCATTGGGTGATCGACGCGATCCACGATGCTGTGCCCGAGGTGCAAGACGTCTTGGTTCACACCGAACCTGCGCCCAGCGGCGCGAGCTACGCGCCCTTGCCCGAGGACTGA
- a CDS encoding ATP-binding protein produces MNAPSSNPPGPRAVRIVLSGGPGGGKTTAADLFRREIGDEVVVVPEAATIVFSGGFPRRAEALARRGVQTAIFHVQRNLEEVQAAAYPTRTLLCDRGTVDGGAYWPEGEGDFFTEMGTSLDAELARYDAVVFFESAARGGHAIEGGNPMRTEGVQQALALDDSLRRLWQRHPKFYLVPHSPSFFEKITMGLAILQSLLAQLRR; encoded by the coding sequence ATGAACGCGCCGTCATCCAACCCCCCTGGCCCGCGCGCGGTGCGCATCGTGCTGAGCGGCGGCCCCGGGGGCGGCAAGACGACGGCGGCGGACCTCTTCCGTCGCGAGATTGGCGACGAGGTCGTCGTCGTGCCCGAGGCCGCTACCATCGTCTTCTCGGGCGGCTTTCCCCGTCGCGCCGAGGCCCTGGCCCGTCGCGGCGTGCAGACCGCGATCTTCCACGTGCAGCGCAATCTGGAAGAGGTGCAGGCGGCGGCCTACCCCACGCGCACCTTGCTCTGTGACCGCGGCACGGTGGATGGCGGTGCCTACTGGCCCGAAGGGGAGGGAGACTTCTTCACGGAAATGGGGACGTCGCTCGATGCGGAACTCGCGCGCTACGACGCCGTGGTCTTTTTCGAATCGGCGGCCCGAGGTGGACACGCGATCGAGGGCGGGAACCCGATGCGAACCGAAGGGGTGCAGCAGGCACTGGCGCTAGACGACAGCCTTCGTAGGCTGTGGCAGCGCCACCCCAAGTTCTATCTCGTGCCGCACTCGCCGTCCTTCTTCGAAAAGATCACGATGGGTCTGGCGATTCTCCAGAGCTTGCTTGCACAATTGCGGCGCTGA
- a CDS encoding universal stress protein has translation MTQHKPYIVVVGVDFSETGDVALAHAFERASDAYEGELHVINVARAYGPMVHLEIGGEIETLSMEEASARLKEFVESRLEAFVRAREAAKLPVFARAVTHLRLDAPAEEIAQLASDLEADLVIVGTHGRRGMRRLLLGSVAEGVVRLAPCPVLVVRPKNEEARVPDIEPPCQDCVKVRQETGGEQLWCARHSEHHGRPHTYHYVHRNVSSRDSMPMLTPMNK, from the coding sequence ATGACCCAGCACAAGCCCTACATCGTCGTGGTCGGCGTGGACTTCTCGGAAACCGGAGACGTCGCCCTCGCGCACGCCTTCGAGCGCGCCAGCGACGCCTACGAAGGCGAGCTGCATGTGATCAACGTGGCTCGCGCGTACGGCCCGATGGTGCACTTGGAGATCGGCGGCGAGATCGAAACGCTAAGCATGGAGGAGGCGTCGGCGCGCCTGAAAGAGTTCGTGGAATCTCGGCTCGAGGCTTTCGTGAGAGCGCGAGAGGCTGCCAAGCTGCCGGTGTTTGCTCGGGCGGTGACCCATCTGCGTTTGGACGCCCCTGCCGAAGAGATCGCTCAACTTGCGTCCGACTTGGAGGCGGATCTCGTCATCGTCGGTACGCACGGGCGTCGCGGCATGCGCCGACTCCTTTTGGGATCAGTTGCCGAAGGCGTGGTGCGTTTGGCTCCTTGCCCGGTCTTGGTGGTGCGTCCGAAGAACGAAGAGGCCCGTGTCCCCGACATCGAGCCGCCCTGTCAAGACTGCGTGAAGGTCCGACAAGAGACCGGCGGAGAGCAGCTATGGTGCGCGCGCCACTCGGAGCATCACGGGCGCCCGCATACCTACCACTACGTGCATCGCAACGTGTCGTCGCGGGACAGCATGCCGATGCTGACGCCGATGAACAAGTAG
- a CDS encoding hemerythrin domain-containing protein: MNTAHPADEIVDEHRVIARMLEVLHTLAQVIDRGEPFALDDVAETVHFFREFVDLGHHEKEESVLIPELTRAGVDWSSGALAEIRAEHNQERYLVRSLRHATLQHAEWTAEERKHFASIATEFVELQRKHLARENAEMIPLARQKLSADRVEAVRREFSNIDSTRRASGVDVDVDSLASRILG; encoded by the coding sequence ATGAACACCGCCCACCCAGCGGATGAGATCGTGGACGAGCATCGCGTGATCGCTCGCATGCTCGAGGTGCTTCACACCTTGGCTCAGGTCATCGACCGTGGCGAACCCTTCGCGCTCGATGACGTCGCAGAGACCGTTCACTTCTTCCGCGAGTTCGTCGACCTGGGACATCACGAGAAAGAAGAGTCGGTACTCATTCCCGAACTGACGCGGGCGGGCGTCGACTGGAGCAGCGGCGCACTGGCGGAGATCCGTGCCGAACACAACCAGGAGCGCTATCTGGTGCGCTCACTGCGACACGCGACGTTGCAGCATGCGGAGTGGACCGCCGAGGAGCGCAAGCACTTTGCCAGTATTGCAACCGAGTTCGTCGAACTACAGCGCAAGCACCTCGCGCGCGAGAACGCGGAAATGATCCCCCTCGCGCGGCAGAAGTTGTCCGCGGACCGCGTCGAAGCCGTGCGACGAGAGTTCTCCAACATCGACTCGACACGACGCGCCTCCGGCGTCGATGTGGACGTCGACTCACTTGCGAGCCGCATCTTGGGATGA
- a CDS encoding cation-translocating P-type ATPase — MTRELPSSENPQQLRSGRQGAQGVREIQAYKLSETRTCAVLGVDPNQGLSAEEAGRRRAMDGENRLAERPPRPAYVVLLAQLTDVTVLALIAAAVLSVLLAEWERAGQAFLQRFGDAIAIAFIVVINAVIGFAQERKAEHALRALRALGAPESRVLREGRVQRVPTSALVKGDIVILDEGDRVGADLRLFDAEDLLCDEAALTGESAPVSKEIGPLPEATPLAERCNMAYSGSHVVRGRGRGVVTAAGMGSELGKIAALLQKVEAPDTPLQRSLRRFGAYVVAGCAVLALLVLAIGVVQGSGSLGFWILTAVSLAVAAIPEGLPAVTSIVLAVGVQRMAKQNALVRRLAAVETLGSANLICTDKTGTLTQNRMTVRWVWVPVQDRGERVDEVAEGSLGEGAYAELVRALGFTPAAHLEVDEGGSCVVRGDPTDVALLEFHRAQLPPERRADSMFRAARVVPFDGQRRRATVVAETDDALVSFTHGAPEAVLEDVECWRSETGELRRLDDAVRSRIQRELSRAGELGLRLLAVAARREPKRLDSVPPASQSRQELLERFERGTELLGFVGLSDPPRAEAVEAIARARGAGVRSVMITGDHPRTARAIAEEIGLLAASAPAEAVVSGSEIDAMDDPELDTAAREIQVVARATAANKLRLVQAFQRLGHVVAMTGDGVNDAPAIKAADIGVAMGKGGTDVTREAADMVLLDDNYATIVVAIEEGRVVYANIKRFIVFLFTVNWGLVLAVVVGALLGWPALLTPTQILWINLITNGLPALALGMEPQRDDPMRRAPRRVNEPLIERGDLLHLIGYGSWIGACGIFVFAWLSGPQASGSELAVARTATFSVLGLGPLFHAHGSRSRQHSVAQLGFGSNARLWGAFVAAFVLQAIAVYLPPLHAAFSTQSLPSELLLLVLALSGTTWLLSEAVKAARSRSSQDAARK; from the coding sequence GTGACCAGGGAACTTCCGAGCAGTGAGAACCCGCAGCAGCTGCGTTCGGGCCGCCAAGGTGCGCAAGGAGTGCGAGAAATCCAGGCCTACAAATTGAGTGAGACGCGGACGTGTGCGGTGCTCGGCGTCGACCCCAACCAGGGACTGAGCGCCGAAGAAGCTGGGCGTCGGCGAGCGATGGACGGCGAAAACCGCCTTGCAGAGCGTCCACCGCGACCTGCCTACGTCGTCTTGCTCGCGCAGTTGACGGATGTCACGGTGCTCGCCCTGATCGCGGCGGCGGTGCTGTCGGTCCTGCTGGCGGAGTGGGAACGAGCGGGGCAGGCCTTCCTGCAACGGTTCGGCGACGCGATCGCCATCGCTTTCATCGTCGTCATCAACGCCGTGATTGGTTTCGCCCAGGAACGAAAAGCCGAGCACGCGCTGAGAGCCTTGCGCGCTCTCGGGGCGCCCGAGTCGCGCGTGTTGCGAGAGGGCAGAGTGCAGCGCGTACCCACCTCCGCTCTCGTGAAGGGAGACATCGTCATTCTAGACGAAGGCGATCGTGTGGGCGCCGATCTGCGCCTGTTCGACGCCGAGGATTTGCTTTGCGACGAAGCGGCGCTCACCGGGGAGAGCGCCCCTGTGAGCAAGGAGATCGGACCGCTACCCGAGGCGACTCCCCTCGCCGAGCGCTGCAACATGGCCTACTCGGGGAGCCACGTGGTCCGTGGGCGGGGACGCGGCGTGGTCACGGCGGCGGGCATGGGCAGCGAGCTCGGAAAGATCGCCGCGTTGCTGCAGAAGGTGGAAGCTCCCGACACGCCGCTGCAACGCTCGCTGCGTCGCTTCGGCGCGTACGTGGTGGCGGGCTGCGCCGTTCTGGCGCTGTTGGTGCTGGCAATCGGCGTCGTCCAAGGCAGTGGCTCTCTGGGCTTCTGGATCCTGACGGCGGTGTCCCTGGCGGTTGCGGCGATTCCGGAAGGGCTTCCCGCGGTGACCAGCATCGTGCTGGCCGTTGGGGTTCAGCGCATGGCAAAGCAGAACGCGCTGGTGCGACGTTTGGCAGCTGTGGAGACCCTTGGCAGTGCCAACTTGATCTGCACGGACAAGACGGGAACGCTGACGCAGAACCGCATGACGGTGCGCTGGGTCTGGGTTCCCGTGCAGGATCGCGGCGAGCGTGTGGACGAAGTCGCGGAGGGGTCGCTCGGCGAGGGGGCCTACGCGGAGCTGGTCCGTGCTCTTGGCTTCACGCCAGCGGCGCATCTCGAAGTCGACGAAGGTGGCAGCTGTGTGGTGCGGGGCGACCCGACCGACGTGGCGTTGCTGGAGTTTCATCGTGCGCAACTTCCGCCCGAGCGACGTGCGGACAGCATGTTTCGCGCGGCAAGGGTGGTGCCCTTCGACGGGCAGCGACGCCGCGCCACGGTGGTCGCGGAGACCGATGACGCACTGGTGAGCTTCACCCACGGCGCCCCCGAGGCCGTACTGGAGGACGTCGAATGCTGGCGCTCGGAGACCGGTGAGCTGCGCAGGCTCGATGACGCCGTGCGCTCCCGCATTCAGCGCGAGCTGTCGCGGGCAGGGGAGCTCGGATTGCGTTTGCTGGCGGTGGCTGCGCGGCGCGAGCCCAAGCGCCTCGACTCCGTTCCCCCCGCGTCGCAATCGCGGCAAGAGCTGCTCGAGCGCTTCGAACGTGGCACCGAGCTCCTGGGCTTCGTCGGGCTGTCGGACCCGCCGCGCGCGGAGGCGGTCGAAGCAATCGCCCGCGCCCGCGGCGCGGGTGTCAGGAGCGTGATGATCACCGGCGACCACCCGCGTACAGCACGAGCCATCGCCGAGGAAATTGGCCTTCTCGCGGCCTCAGCGCCCGCCGAGGCCGTAGTGAGCGGCAGTGAGATCGACGCAATGGACGACCCCGAACTCGACACAGCCGCCCGAGAGATCCAAGTCGTGGCTCGCGCGACCGCCGCCAACAAGCTGCGACTGGTCCAGGCATTCCAGCGCTTGGGCCACGTGGTTGCCATGACGGGTGACGGCGTCAACGACGCGCCCGCGATCAAGGCAGCTGACATTGGTGTGGCCATGGGGAAGGGAGGCACCGACGTGACGAGGGAAGCGGCCGACATGGTGCTGCTGGACGACAACTACGCCACCATCGTCGTCGCCATCGAAGAGGGGCGCGTCGTCTACGCGAACATCAAGCGCTTCATCGTCTTCCTCTTCACCGTCAACTGGGGGCTCGTGCTCGCCGTCGTCGTCGGCGCCCTGCTGGGCTGGCCAGCGCTGCTGACGCCAACGCAGATCCTGTGGATCAACCTGATCACGAACGGCTTGCCAGCGCTGGCGCTCGGCATGGAACCTCAGCGCGACGACCCGATGCGACGCGCGCCCCGTCGCGTGAACGAACCCTTGATCGAGCGCGGCGACTTGTTGCACTTGATCGGCTACGGGAGCTGGATCGGTGCCTGCGGGATCTTCGTCTTTGCCTGGCTATCAGGGCCGCAGGCATCGGGGTCGGAGCTAGCCGTCGCTCGCACGGCGACCTTCTCGGTGCTCGGCCTCGGCCCGCTCTTTCACGCACACGGCAGTCGCAGTCGCCAGCACTCGGTGGCGCAGCTTGGCTTCGGCTCGAACGCACGCTTGTGGGGCGCCTTCGTGGCGGCGTTCGTGCTTCAGGCGATTGCCGTGTACTTGCCGCCCCTGCACGCGGCGTTCTCTACTCAGTCGCTGCCCTCGGAGCTGCTGCTGCTGGTATTGGCGCTCAGTGGCACTACCTGGCTGCTCTCCGAGGCGGTCAAAGCCGCGCGCAGCCGTTCATCCCAAGATGCGGCTCGCAAGTGA